The following coding sequences lie in one Candidatus Hydrogenedentota bacterium genomic window:
- a CDS encoding 1,4-dihydroxy-2-naphthoate polyprenyltransferase gives MADGFTHADAWIEAARPKTLAAAVSPVCVGTAIAFPDGGIHLPAAMCALLGAVLIQIATNFANDYFDYLKGADTAERKGPLRAAQSGLVKPVHVLRASMVTFLLVFLPGTYIVWRGGWPFIAIGLLSIASGILYTAGPYPLGYTGLADLFVLVFFGPVAVVGTYYLQTLQLRGAAPFVASLGPGLLSVALLTVNNLRDVDEDRKANKKTLAVRFGPGFARAEYLFCVIGACVGVPVYFYVRENNLWFMVTPAALVFLAAPAIRTVFTQRDGLALNRTLAQTGGLLLLFSILFSLGWLV, from the coding sequence ATGGCTGACGGATTCACACACGCTGACGCCTGGATAGAAGCGGCGCGCCCCAAGACGCTTGCGGCGGCCGTCTCCCCCGTTTGCGTCGGCACGGCTATCGCATTTCCCGACGGAGGCATTCATCTGCCCGCGGCGATGTGCGCGCTCCTCGGGGCGGTGCTGATCCAAATCGCCACGAATTTCGCCAACGACTATTTCGATTATCTGAAGGGGGCCGACACCGCGGAACGGAAAGGTCCGCTTCGCGCGGCGCAGTCGGGGCTGGTCAAGCCTGTCCATGTGCTGCGCGCTTCCATGGTGACGTTTCTGCTCGTTTTCCTGCCGGGCACATACATTGTGTGGCGGGGGGGATGGCCTTTCATCGCCATCGGGCTGCTTTCGATTGCGTCGGGCATTCTCTATACGGCGGGACCATATCCACTAGGGTATACCGGTCTTGCCGACTTGTTTGTGCTGGTGTTCTTTGGGCCTGTGGCTGTCGTCGGGACGTATTACCTGCAGACGCTCCAGTTGCGCGGCGCGGCGCCATTTGTCGCGAGTCTAGGCCCCGGCCTGCTCTCGGTGGCCTTGCTTACCGTGAACAATCTGCGGGACGTGGACGAAGACCGCAAGGCGAACAAAAAGACCCTGGCCGTCCGATTCGGCCCGGGATTCGCGCGCGCCGAGTACCTGTTTTGCGTAATTGGCGCGTGCGTGGGTGTGCCGGTGTACTTCTACGTGCGCGAGAACAACCTGTGGTTCATGGTCACGCCGGCGGCGCTGGTCTTTCTCGCCGCGCCGGCGATTCGCACCGTGTTCACACAGCGTGACGGTCTCGCGCTGAACCGGACCCTGGCCCAGACCGGCGGTCTGCTGCTGCTCTTCAGCATTCTATTCTCCCTGGGTTGGCTCGTATGA
- the menC gene encoding o-succinylbenzoate synthase: EHDIPAFALAPHPHRSTIPVNGLLWGTQETVLERAGELLRAGYSTLKLKVGRETPQEDAQTVRALAALCGGRCALRLDANRAWDLPGAMAFAQAIEGCAIEYVEEPLQDPAALVEFAGRTGLPVALDETIVEHGEWDLEKWRGAAAAVLKPTLLGGFEIAMYLARKATNLGMTPVVSSSFESSVGLIALGNLAAFVNAGDVAAGLDTWNWFSRDVLDAPLPIKGGRLQLERANALARRVDTSGLQRLGP; the protein is encoded by the coding sequence GCGAGCACGACATTCCCGCCTTTGCTCTCGCGCCGCACCCGCACCGGTCAACGATCCCGGTCAACGGGCTCCTGTGGGGAACGCAGGAAACGGTGCTCGAACGCGCCGGAGAATTGCTCCGGGCCGGATACTCGACGCTGAAACTCAAGGTGGGCCGTGAAACCCCGCAAGAAGACGCGCAGACGGTCCGCGCGTTGGCTGCCCTGTGCGGCGGCAGGTGCGCGCTTCGCCTCGATGCCAACAGGGCCTGGGATCTGCCGGGCGCCATGGCGTTTGCGCAGGCCATCGAAGGGTGCGCCATCGAATATGTCGAGGAACCGCTTCAGGACCCCGCGGCCCTCGTCGAGTTCGCCGGAAGGACCGGACTGCCCGTCGCTCTCGACGAGACCATCGTCGAGCACGGCGAATGGGACCTCGAGAAATGGCGCGGCGCCGCGGCCGCGGTCTTGAAACCCACGCTGCTGGGCGGTTTCGAGATCGCGATGTATCTCGCGCGGAAAGCCACGAACCTGGGGATGACGCCCGTGGTAAGCTCGTCATTCGAGTCTTCGGTGGGATTGATTGCGCTGGGAAATCTCGCGGCATTCGTGAACGCCGGCGACGTCGCCGCCGGTCTCGACACGTGGAATTGGTTTTCGCGGGACGTCCTGGACGCCCCGTTACCGATCAAGGGAGGGCGGCTGCAACTCGAGCGCGCCAACGCCCTGGCCAGACGGGTCGACACGAGCGGCCTGCAGAGGCTCGGGCCATGA
- the menE gene encoding o-succinylbenzoate--CoA ligase, which yields MRRACCPLHATALRYPDAQAVVAPSGEALTFAECDAQAAAVASALRSKGLNGSDRIALLGPFAENAVPVLFGAFREGIAVYIPNARLPEGVLRENIARMGCRYVAGGETAGELPPRLAPEELAAHACQQAAAEVCLDAPATIIATSGSSAEPKMAVHSLENHVVNAAASNQNIAVAPGDRWLLSLPLYHVSGVGTVFRCVLGGAAIAVPEPGEPLEESIARLKVTHVSLVAAQLRRLLETGRGRAALVMLKAALLGGSGIPGGLVERAVACGVPLHTTYGLTETASQAATTPPGAGMAALKTSGLPLKPNTVRIAQDGEIQVRGRTLFLGYVREDGTLSRPVTPDGWFPTGDLGRFDDAGNLVVTGRKDNMFISGGENIQPEEIEAVLCALDEVARAFVVPVADAEFGYRPLAFIEPASGCDVDPELLSRCLGATLPRYKLPVAYRLLPGEALEVGIKPSRRFLQELAQDTVRATSDAPSRGSDI from the coding sequence ATGAGGCGGGCGTGTTGCCCATTGCACGCTACGGCCTTGCGGTATCCGGACGCGCAGGCCGTTGTCGCCCCGTCAGGGGAGGCGCTGACATTCGCGGAATGCGACGCCCAGGCAGCGGCGGTTGCGTCGGCGCTTCGGTCGAAGGGTTTGAACGGCAGCGACCGAATCGCGCTTCTTGGTCCCTTCGCTGAGAATGCCGTGCCGGTCCTGTTTGGTGCATTTCGCGAAGGCATCGCCGTATACATCCCGAATGCGCGCTTGCCGGAAGGCGTCCTTCGAGAGAATATCGCCCGCATGGGATGCCGCTACGTGGCGGGCGGCGAGACCGCCGGCGAACTGCCGCCCCGGCTGGCCCCCGAGGAACTGGCCGCCCATGCATGCCAACAAGCCGCCGCCGAGGTGTGCCTGGACGCGCCAGCGACCATCATCGCCACATCGGGCAGCTCGGCCGAGCCCAAGATGGCCGTGCACTCGCTCGAGAATCACGTGGTGAACGCGGCAGCGTCAAACCAGAACATCGCCGTCGCACCGGGCGACCGGTGGCTGTTGTCGCTGCCTCTGTACCATGTCTCCGGCGTTGGCACAGTGTTTCGCTGCGTGCTGGGAGGCGCCGCGATAGCGGTGCCGGAACCGGGCGAGCCGTTAGAAGAATCCATCGCACGGCTGAAGGTAACGCACGTTTCGCTGGTGGCGGCTCAACTGCGGCGCCTCCTCGAGACCGGCCGCGGGCGGGCTGCGCTCGTCATGTTGAAAGCGGCCCTTCTTGGCGGCAGCGGAATACCCGGAGGACTCGTCGAGCGTGCGGTAGCGTGCGGCGTTCCGCTCCATACGACCTATGGACTCACGGAAACGGCCTCACAGGCGGCCACAACGCCGCCCGGCGCCGGCATGGCGGCGCTGAAGACGTCAGGCTTGCCGTTGAAGCCAAATACAGTTCGTATCGCGCAGGACGGTGAAATCCAGGTACGCGGCCGGACGTTATTCCTGGGGTATGTTAGAGAGGACGGCACGCTCAGCCGCCCTGTGACGCCCGACGGGTGGTTTCCGACGGGGGACCTTGGGCGCTTTGACGATGCCGGCAACCTGGTAGTGACCGGCCGCAAAGACAACATGTTCATCTCGGGCGGCGAAAACATCCAGCCCGAAGAGATAGAAGCGGTGTTGTGTGCCCTTGACGAAGTGGCGCGGGCGTTCGTGGTGCCTGTAGCCGATGCCGAATTCGGGTACCGCCCTCTGGCGTTCATCGAGCCCGCCAGCGGCTGCGATGTGGACCCGGAACTCCTCTCGAGATGTTTGGGAGCGACGCTGCCGCGGTACAAGCTGCCCGTGGCGTACCGCCTCTTGCCTGGCGAAGCATTGGAAGTGGGCATCAAACCCAGCCGCCGATTCTTGCAGGAACTGGCTCAGGACACCGTCCGAGCGACAAGCGATGCCCCCTCCCGCGGGTCCGATATTTGA